TTTTCTCCTACTGGTCTGTATAATGTAATTGTTTTCATGGTCATTATTTTTCAATCATTAAATCGTTCTTCTATTCTGTCATTACCTATAAAATTAATGCTTTTATCCTTCTGTTTCTTACTTCTTTAGAAATTAAAAAATCTGTTTAAAATCTTTTGAATACGGAGAATAAGATCCGTAGACAGCATCAAATTCTATATCCAGGTTTTCCTGCTTAAATTGCTCATCCATCTGATCTAAACAGGTAATCACAAGGTTCTTTTTAGTCGGAAATACATAAGCTCCATCTAACTTCAAAGCATAATTCAAGAGGCTGTAATCTATTTCTCCTGTTCTTAATTCCTTCTGATATTCATTAAATGTACAGGTTTCTTCTTCATTATTTTTCAGATTCATTTGTTTTTCATTGCTCATCCAGCCGTTTCCGTGACGGGTTGCATAGCTTCTGGTGACATAATACATTTCAATGTCTTCAATTTTTAAAAGCCTGCAGATTTCGTATGCATTTTTTGAAGTGGTATGAGCATAGGTCACATTGGGAAAAACGCCATGATCCATATCGAGTAAAATACCCTGGCTTCCTTCAAAAATAAGGTGATCAAATGAAGACAGCCAGGTATAATCATTTATTTTCCAATCCATCCCATCAATAGCCTCTAAGAAAGGGTTCAAGAGTTCTCTGATCTCATTCTCTTCGACAAAGCCATAATAATAGGCGATCCCTTTTAGTTTTTCCATCAGCATTTCTCTTGGTCCAATAAGATCTATCGCAAAAAGTTTATAAGGACTTTCGTGTCTTTTCATGGTTGCTCCTATTCCTTTTCCGCAGGTTCCGTGTTCCAGATTTCTGGTATTGGTTCTGTTCTGCCATACATCAAAAGGAGTGGTTACTTTTACCAATGGATGAATATGCAGTTCAATATTTCCATTCTTTGCTTTTAATTCTTCTTTTTCATTGAACAAAAAAACAGGGTGTATCGTACAGTGCTCGGTGAAGTAAGAAGGTAGCCCTCTGAGTGCTCCACTTGCAAAACTGGAATGTACATGCTTTCTTTCATCCATCATTACGGTATGTGCTGCCTGCTGACCTCCTGAGAATCTGATCACAACAGCCGCAGGATTCTGAGAAGCCAGAAAATCTGTGGTAATTCCTTTCCCTTCATCACCAAAACCTAGTCCTATTACGATTTGCGCCTTTTTCATATCCTTTTATTTTAAATGTC
This sequence is a window from Chryseobacterium culicis. Protein-coding genes within it:
- a CDS encoding adenylosuccinate synthetase; its protein translation is MKKAQIVIGLGFGDEGKGITTDFLASQNPAAVVIRFSGGQQAAHTVMMDERKHVHSSFASGALRGLPSYFTEHCTIHPVFLFNEKEELKAKNGNIELHIHPLVKVTTPFDVWQNRTNTRNLEHGTCGKGIGATMKRHESPYKLFAIDLIGPREMLMEKLKGIAYYYGFVEENEIRELLNPFLEAIDGMDWKINDYTWLSSFDHLIFEGSQGILLDMDHGVFPNVTYAHTTSKNAYEICRLLKIEDIEMYYVTRSYATRHGNGWMSNEKQMNLKNNEEETCTFNEYQKELRTGEIDYSLLNYALKLDGAYVFPTKKNLVITCLDQMDEQFKQENLDIEFDAVYGSYSPYSKDFKQIF